One Apis cerana isolate GH-2021 linkage group LG15, AcerK_1.0, whole genome shotgun sequence DNA window includes the following coding sequences:
- the LOC107996280 gene encoding erythroid differentiation-related factor 1 isoform X1, which translates to MSESTDSKYDTVNPMPLAIPSDSSKKPVKSTAVVKYSAVQTPATYAQLQCNTDLNLPPSNWLSSSAESYGLQSVWSQTSGFSSFRMAHMFPDCVGEVDVVSDAENIKKLLKLPYNHGVISMVVHRIENTLLLDDFDIHKYLLRQAESDWEWLKKFFYEHIFQNLGDKEKCLFHKTNNRNTLQQRNLVSKFLYHSIVVADNKEQHTKPQLPVKTLEPCLPEPSQEEKVPDPNYNHNFARNIVWTFENIQMLIGTDMPIFGGQTHPCISLRLRDMTKPINVLTGIDYWLDNLMCNVPEVVMCYHLNGIVQKYELIKTEDLPNLDHSKFSPKVIRDVAQNILSFLKNNATKAGHTYWLFKGKDDDVVKLYDLTSLCHDLSDEKGQNPFTVPVAMLLYRVARNMKYSSDYHRQQGTIRMLLKNCIQLLTKEKYPQIVTSAHFMLSDLYIPSDTDPASPGLSDQSDEEDTQSESSINHENEKDLEEEFEEAAFKSLTLANIKEHAECEEPKYKPPPISGTIEERCLAALDHVCHGLECLQYFPIDDNSEEERKEEEEKEQKKRVYEENHLNMAKPFQAIPMPYISLKEDKKEIETEVSSINNSPTHKKRSKQKKVKKLEKVIAKMEPHENEAKALLCKLKAETLPTWQAPKKSDNVSWNIHLKTLLYEKASLIFAVLAENEYVNRNYGASLRYMLAVLRCQKILEIFCDIRNDKSISYLLGRAGDCCFMAVQDWCNVEKHRKDYEIKSEIEERIVEDICRIEDLDSSMYIDGAELLPQRLESLESTLVASYKCYEKALSLEPLDMDKNNLLRRLGNIHNELGVLYMNQAGTRYQQENLVEETSNSSHGVSALLTRSLTHLEAGVKAFETVHDEANLALLHSNTGRLMRLCAHMHVKQNTQERHFYNKALASYQKALQVLSSRKSNPMIWDTITWDLSTTLFTMATLLQDYPTTGCKTEEELEREVVDILQKALKHCDIETPGPRQPVYQFRAATIQHRLASLYHRVYREYEPDTDNIKRKTSLQLCKLYYDKAAKLLLALEQTTEFLTVQMERVALAEHQARCTTTFNGKLKAYQNGLQLILQCKPIIDILCDRNNSQKQKVENVNAVSTKIGKESFEEGKVDEQKLIEDEESLVILLEQRLQFILRSLTKLFVTKNSNNSKKEYVFFFFFNFITFFMLFLNIFYLCIYFRSETLTNLYKQCYSKTLRPVTMTGFKLIQHIAQLLRELEKMLPSSES; encoded by the exons atgtcagAAAGTACGGATTCCAAATATGATACT GTCAATCCTATGCCTCTGGCTATACCATCTGATTCATCCAAGAAACCGGTCAAGTCTACCGCCGTTGTAAAATATTCGGCCGTTCAAACGCCTGCGACTTATGCTCAATTACAATGCAATACGGACTTAAATTTACCACCAAGCAATTGGCTCAGCAGTTCTGCAGAGAGTTATGGCTTGCAAAGTGTTTGGTCTCAAACTTCTGGTTTTTCTAGTTTTCGTATGGCACATATGTTCCCTGATTGTGTAGGGGAAGTTGATGTTGTGTCGGATgcagaaaacataaaaaaattgttaaaattgccTTACAATCATGGAGTCATATCAATGGTGGTTCACAGAATAGAAAATACGTTATTGTTAGACGATTTTgacattcataaatatttgctTAGACAAGCAGAGAGTGATTGGGAGtggttaaagaaatttttttatgagcatatttttcagaatctaggagataaagaaaaatgtttgtttCATAAAACAAACAATAGAAATACTTTGCAACAAAGAAACTTGGTATCTAAGTTTTTATATCACTCAATAGTAGTGGCGGATAACAAAGAACAACATACCAAACCACAATTACCTGTGAAAACTTTAGAACCTTGTTTACCAGAACCTTctcaagaagaaaaagtacCGGATCCAAATTATAACCATAATTTTGCGAGGAATATTGTCTGGACTTTTGAGAATATACAGATGCTTATTGGTACTGATATGCCGATATTTGGAGGGCAAACTCATCCATGTATAAGCCTTAGATTGAGAGATATGACTAAACCCATTAATGTTTTAACCGGTATAGATTATTGGTTAGACAATTTGATGTGTAATGTACCAGAAGTGGTTATGTGTTATCACTTGAATGGTATTGTGCAAAAGTATGAACTAATCAAAACAGAAGATCTTCCTAATTTGGATCATTCTAAATTCAGTCCTAAAGTTATTAGAGATGTTGCACAAAATATCTTAAGTTTCTTAAAGAATAATGCAACTAAAGCTGGACACACGTATTGGTTATTCAAAGGGAAGGATGATGATGtagtaaaattatacgatttaaCTTCTCTGTGTCATGATTTATCAGATGAAAAGGGCCAAAATCCATTCACTGTACCTGTTGCTATGTTACTGTATAGAGTAGCtcgtaatatgaaatattcctCTGATTATCATAGGCAACAGGGTACTATTAGaatgttattgaaaaattgcataCAATTATTGACTAAAGAAAAGTACCCACAGATTGTAACATCTGCACATTTTATGTTATCTGATCTTTATATACCATCTGATACAGATCCTGCTAGTCCAGGTTTGTCGGATCAGAGTGATGAAGAAGATACGCAAAGTGAATCTAGTATTAATCAtgagaatgaaaaagatttggaagaagaatttgaaGAAGCTGCATTTAAGTCTTTAACATTGGCTAATA ttaaagaACATGCGGAATGCGAAGAACCTAAGTATAAGCCACCACCAATTTCGGGTACTATCGAAGAAAGATGTTTAGCCGCTTTAGATCACGTTTGTCACGGACTTGAatgtttacaatattttccCATTGATGATAATTCAGAAGAAGAACgtaaggaagaagaagaaaaggaacaaaagaaaagagtatATGAAGAGAATCATTTGAATATGGCTAAACCTTTTCAGGCCATTCCAATGCCTTATATCTCattgaaagaagataaaaaagaaattgaaactgAAGTGAGCTCGATAAACAACAGTCCTACtcataaaaaaagatcaaaacaGAAGAAAGTAAAGAAACTTGAGAAAGTCATTGCAAAAATGGAACCTCATGAGAATGAAGCAAAAGCATTGCTGTGTAAGCTTAAAGCTGAAACTTTACCTACATGGCAAGCGCCCAAAAAAAGCGATAATGTTAGttggaatattcatttaaaaacattattgtaTGAAAAGGCTTCATTAATTTTTGCCGTGCTCGCTGAAAATGAATATGTCAATAGAAATTACGGCGCGTCCCTGAGATATATGTTAGCCGTTTTAAGATGccaaaaaatattggagatATTTTGTGATATACGAAATGATAAATCTATAAGTTATCTGTTAGGGCGCGCAGGGGATTGTTGTTTTATGGCTGTGCAAGATTGGTGTAACGTCGAGAAACATAGAaaagattatgaaataaaaagtgaaattgaagaaagaatTGTCGAAGATATATGTAGAATAGAAGATTTGGATTCGAGTATGTATAtag ATGGTGCTGAATTACTACCACAACGACTAGAAAGTTTAGAATCTACTTTAGTAGCATCTTATAAATGCTATGAAAAAGCGTTATCTCTAGAACCATTGgatatggataaaaataatcttctaaGACGGCTAGGAAACATTCATAATGAATTAGGTGTGCTTTACATGAATCAAGCTGGaa CACGATATCAACAAGAAAATTTGGTAGAAGAAACATCAAATTCTTCACATGGAGTATCAGCATTGCTTACTCGATCGTTAACTCATTTAGAAGCGGGCGTGAAAGCATTTGAAACAGTTCATGACGAAGCGAACTTAGCACTTTTACATTCAAATACAGGAAGACTCATGCGATTATGTGCACACATGCATGTAAAGCAAAACACTCAAGAACGtcacttttataataaagcaCTTGCGAGTTATCAGAAAGCTTTGCAAGTTTTAAGTTCTAGAAAATCAAATCCTATGATTTGGGATACTATTACATGGGATTTATCTACTACTTTATTTACAATGGCTACGTTGTTGCAAGATTATCCTACAACCGGATGCAAA accGAAGAAGAGTTAGAACGAGAAGTTGTCGATATCTTACAGAAAGCTCTAAAGCATTGTGATATTGAAACGCCCGGACCACGACAACCAGTTTATCAATTTCGGGCTGCAACTATTCAACATCGACTCGCATCTTTATATCATCGTGTATATAGAGAATATGAACCAGATacggataatattaaaagaaaaacaagctTGCAATTGTGTAAGCTATATTATGATAAAGCTGCAAAACTTTTGTTAGCTTTGGAACAAACTACAGAGTTTCTAACAGTTCAAATGGAAAGAGTAGCTTTAGCCGAACATCAAGCTcgtt GTACCACAACTTTTAATGGCAAGTTGAAAGCATATCAAAATGgacttcaattaattttacaatgtaaacctattattgatatattatgtgATAGGAACAATTCTCAAAAGCAGAAggttgaaaatgtaaatgctGTTAGCACTAAAATAGGGAAAGAAAGtttcgaagaaggaaaagttGATGAGCAAAAATTGATAGAAGATGAAGAAAGTTTAGTGATACTACTAGAACAGCggttacaatttatattgcgatctttaacaaaattatttgttactaAGAATAGTAACAATAGTAAAAAAgagtatgtttttttttttttttttaatttcattacattcttcatgttatttttaaacatattttatttatgtatatatttcagatCAGAAACTCttactaatttatataaacaatgttATAGTAAAACATTACGGCCAGTTACGATGACTGGTTTCAAGTTGATACAACATATTGCACAACTTTTAcgagaattggaaaaaatgttACCATCTTCAGAATCTTGA
- the LOC107996280 gene encoding erythroid differentiation-related factor 1 isoform X4, translated as MSESTDSKYDTVNPMPLAIPSDSSKKPVKSTAVVKYSAVQTPATYAQLQCNTDLNLPPSNWLSSSAESYGLQSVWSQTSGFSSFRMAHMFPDCVGEVDVVSDAENIKKLLKLPYNHGVISMVVHRIENTLLLDDFDIHKYLLRQAESDWEWLKKFFYEHIFQNLGDKEKCLFHKTNNRNTLQQRNLVSKFLYHSIVVADNKEQHTKPQLPVKTLEPCLPEPSQEEKVPDPNYNHNFARNIVWTFENIQMLIGTDMPIFGGQTHPCISLRLRDMTKPINVLTGIDYWLDNLMCNVPEVVMCYHLNGIVQKYELIKTEDLPNLDHSKFSPKVIRDVAQNILSFLKNNATKAGHTYWLFKGKDDDVVKLYDLTSLCHDLSDEKGQNPFTVPVAMLLYRVARNMKYSSDYHRQQGTIRMLLKNCIQLLTKEKYPQIVTSAHFMLSDLYIPSDTDPASPGLSDQSDEEDTQSESSINHENEKDLEEEFEEAAFKSLTLANIKEHAECEEPKYKPPPISGTIEERCLAALDHVCHGLECLQYFPIDDNSEEERKEEEEKEQKKRVYEENHLNMAKPFQAIPMPYISLKEDKKEIETEVSSINNSPTHKKRSKQKKVKKLEKVIAKMEPHENEAKALLCKLKAETLPTWQAPKKSDNVSWNIHLKTLLYEKASLIFAVLAENEYVNRNYGASLRYMLAVLRCQKILEIFCDIRNDKSISYLLGRAGDCCFMAVQDWCNVEKHRKDYEIKSEIEERIVEDICRIEDLDSNGAELLPQRLESLESTLVASYKCYEKALSLEPLDMDKNNLLRRLGNIHNELGVLYMNQAGTRYQQENLVEETSNSSHGVSALLTRSLTHLEAGVKAFETVHDEANLALLHSNTGRLMRLCAHMHVKQNTQERHFYNKALASYQKALQVLSSRKSNPMIWDTITWDLSTTLFTMATLLQDYPTTGCKTEEELEREVVDILQKALKHCDIETPGPRQPVYQFRAATIQHRLASLYHRVYREYEPDTDNIKRKTSLQLCKLYYDKAAKLLLALEQTTEFLTVQMERVALAEHQARCTTTFNGKLKAYQNGLQLILQCKPIIDILCDRNNSQKQKVENVNAVSTKIGKESFEEGKVDEQKLIEDEESLVILLEQRLQFILRSLTKLFVTKNSNNSKKESETLTNLYKQCYSKTLRPVTMTGFKLIQHIAQLLRELEKMLPSSES; from the exons atgtcagAAAGTACGGATTCCAAATATGATACT GTCAATCCTATGCCTCTGGCTATACCATCTGATTCATCCAAGAAACCGGTCAAGTCTACCGCCGTTGTAAAATATTCGGCCGTTCAAACGCCTGCGACTTATGCTCAATTACAATGCAATACGGACTTAAATTTACCACCAAGCAATTGGCTCAGCAGTTCTGCAGAGAGTTATGGCTTGCAAAGTGTTTGGTCTCAAACTTCTGGTTTTTCTAGTTTTCGTATGGCACATATGTTCCCTGATTGTGTAGGGGAAGTTGATGTTGTGTCGGATgcagaaaacataaaaaaattgttaaaattgccTTACAATCATGGAGTCATATCAATGGTGGTTCACAGAATAGAAAATACGTTATTGTTAGACGATTTTgacattcataaatatttgctTAGACAAGCAGAGAGTGATTGGGAGtggttaaagaaatttttttatgagcatatttttcagaatctaggagataaagaaaaatgtttgtttCATAAAACAAACAATAGAAATACTTTGCAACAAAGAAACTTGGTATCTAAGTTTTTATATCACTCAATAGTAGTGGCGGATAACAAAGAACAACATACCAAACCACAATTACCTGTGAAAACTTTAGAACCTTGTTTACCAGAACCTTctcaagaagaaaaagtacCGGATCCAAATTATAACCATAATTTTGCGAGGAATATTGTCTGGACTTTTGAGAATATACAGATGCTTATTGGTACTGATATGCCGATATTTGGAGGGCAAACTCATCCATGTATAAGCCTTAGATTGAGAGATATGACTAAACCCATTAATGTTTTAACCGGTATAGATTATTGGTTAGACAATTTGATGTGTAATGTACCAGAAGTGGTTATGTGTTATCACTTGAATGGTATTGTGCAAAAGTATGAACTAATCAAAACAGAAGATCTTCCTAATTTGGATCATTCTAAATTCAGTCCTAAAGTTATTAGAGATGTTGCACAAAATATCTTAAGTTTCTTAAAGAATAATGCAACTAAAGCTGGACACACGTATTGGTTATTCAAAGGGAAGGATGATGATGtagtaaaattatacgatttaaCTTCTCTGTGTCATGATTTATCAGATGAAAAGGGCCAAAATCCATTCACTGTACCTGTTGCTATGTTACTGTATAGAGTAGCtcgtaatatgaaatattcctCTGATTATCATAGGCAACAGGGTACTATTAGaatgttattgaaaaattgcataCAATTATTGACTAAAGAAAAGTACCCACAGATTGTAACATCTGCACATTTTATGTTATCTGATCTTTATATACCATCTGATACAGATCCTGCTAGTCCAGGTTTGTCGGATCAGAGTGATGAAGAAGATACGCAAAGTGAATCTAGTATTAATCAtgagaatgaaaaagatttggaagaagaatttgaaGAAGCTGCATTTAAGTCTTTAACATTGGCTAATA ttaaagaACATGCGGAATGCGAAGAACCTAAGTATAAGCCACCACCAATTTCGGGTACTATCGAAGAAAGATGTTTAGCCGCTTTAGATCACGTTTGTCACGGACTTGAatgtttacaatattttccCATTGATGATAATTCAGAAGAAGAACgtaaggaagaagaagaaaaggaacaaaagaaaagagtatATGAAGAGAATCATTTGAATATGGCTAAACCTTTTCAGGCCATTCCAATGCCTTATATCTCattgaaagaagataaaaaagaaattgaaactgAAGTGAGCTCGATAAACAACAGTCCTACtcataaaaaaagatcaaaacaGAAGAAAGTAAAGAAACTTGAGAAAGTCATTGCAAAAATGGAACCTCATGAGAATGAAGCAAAAGCATTGCTGTGTAAGCTTAAAGCTGAAACTTTACCTACATGGCAAGCGCCCAAAAAAAGCGATAATGTTAGttggaatattcatttaaaaacattattgtaTGAAAAGGCTTCATTAATTTTTGCCGTGCTCGCTGAAAATGAATATGTCAATAGAAATTACGGCGCGTCCCTGAGATATATGTTAGCCGTTTTAAGATGccaaaaaatattggagatATTTTGTGATATACGAAATGATAAATCTATAAGTTATCTGTTAGGGCGCGCAGGGGATTGTTGTTTTATGGCTGTGCAAGATTGGTGTAACGTCGAGAAACATAGAaaagattatgaaataaaaagtgaaattgaagaaagaatTGTCGAAGATATATGTAGAATAGAAGATTTGGATTCGA ATGGTGCTGAATTACTACCACAACGACTAGAAAGTTTAGAATCTACTTTAGTAGCATCTTATAAATGCTATGAAAAAGCGTTATCTCTAGAACCATTGgatatggataaaaataatcttctaaGACGGCTAGGAAACATTCATAATGAATTAGGTGTGCTTTACATGAATCAAGCTGGaa CACGATATCAACAAGAAAATTTGGTAGAAGAAACATCAAATTCTTCACATGGAGTATCAGCATTGCTTACTCGATCGTTAACTCATTTAGAAGCGGGCGTGAAAGCATTTGAAACAGTTCATGACGAAGCGAACTTAGCACTTTTACATTCAAATACAGGAAGACTCATGCGATTATGTGCACACATGCATGTAAAGCAAAACACTCAAGAACGtcacttttataataaagcaCTTGCGAGTTATCAGAAAGCTTTGCAAGTTTTAAGTTCTAGAAAATCAAATCCTATGATTTGGGATACTATTACATGGGATTTATCTACTACTTTATTTACAATGGCTACGTTGTTGCAAGATTATCCTACAACCGGATGCAAA accGAAGAAGAGTTAGAACGAGAAGTTGTCGATATCTTACAGAAAGCTCTAAAGCATTGTGATATTGAAACGCCCGGACCACGACAACCAGTTTATCAATTTCGGGCTGCAACTATTCAACATCGACTCGCATCTTTATATCATCGTGTATATAGAGAATATGAACCAGATacggataatattaaaagaaaaacaagctTGCAATTGTGTAAGCTATATTATGATAAAGCTGCAAAACTTTTGTTAGCTTTGGAACAAACTACAGAGTTTCTAACAGTTCAAATGGAAAGAGTAGCTTTAGCCGAACATCAAGCTcgtt GTACCACAACTTTTAATGGCAAGTTGAAAGCATATCAAAATGgacttcaattaattttacaatgtaaacctattattgatatattatgtgATAGGAACAATTCTCAAAAGCAGAAggttgaaaatgtaaatgctGTTAGCACTAAAATAGGGAAAGAAAGtttcgaagaaggaaaagttGATGAGCAAAAATTGATAGAAGATGAAGAAAGTTTAGTGATACTACTAGAACAGCggttacaatttatattgcgatctttaacaaaattatttgttactaAGAATAGTAACAATAGTAAAAAAga atCAGAAACTCttactaatttatataaacaatgttATAGTAAAACATTACGGCCAGTTACGATGACTGGTTTCAAGTTGATACAACATATTGCACAACTTTTAcgagaattggaaaaaatgttACCATCTTCAGAATCTTGA
- the LOC107996280 gene encoding erythroid differentiation-related factor 1 isoform X5: MSESTDSKYDTVNPMPLAIPSDSSKKPVKSTAVVKYSAVQTPATYAQLQCNTDLNLPPSNWLSSSAESYGLQSVWSQTSGFSSFRMAHMFPDCVGEVDVVSDAENIKKLLKLPYNHGVISMVVHRIENTLLLDDFDIHKYLLRQAESDWEWLKKFFYEHIFQNLGDKEKCLFHKTNNRNTLQQRNLVSKFLYHSIVVADNKEQHTKPQLPVKTLEPCLPEPSQEEKVPDPNYNHNFARNIVWTFENIQMLIGTDMPIFGGQTHPCISLRLRDMTKPINVLTGIDYWLDNLMCNVPEVVMCYHLNGIVQKYELIKTEDLPNLDHSKFSPKVIRDVAQNILSFLKNNATKAGHTYWLFKGKDDDVVKLYDLTSLCHDLSDEKGQNPFTVPVAMLLYRVARNMKYSSDYHRQQGTIRMLLKNCIQLLTKEKYPQIVTSAHFMLSDLYIPSDTDPASPGLSDQSDEEDTQSESSINHENEKDLEEEFEEAAFKSLTLANIKEHAECEEPKYKPPPISGTIEERCLAALDHVCHGLECLQYFPIDDNSEEERKEEEEKEQKKRVYEENHLNMAKPFQAIPMPYISLKEDKKEIETEVSSINNSPTHKKRSKQKKVKKLEKVIAKMEPHENEAKALLCKLKAETLPTWQAPKKSDNVSWNIHLKTLLYEKASLIFAVLAENEYVNRNYGASLRYMLAVLRCQKILEIFCDIRNDKSISYLLGRAGDCCFMAVQDWCNVEKHRKDYEIKSEIEERIVEDICRIEDLDSSMYIDGAELLPQRLESLESTLVASYKCYEKALSLEPLDMDKNNLLRRLGNIHNELGVLYMNQAGTRYQQENLVEETSNSSHGVSALLTRSLTHLEAGVKAFETVHDEANLALLHSNTGRLMRLCAHMHVKQNTQERHFYNKALASYQKALQVLSSRKSNPMIWDTITWDLSTTLFTMATLLQDYPTTGCKTEEELEREVVDILQKALKHCDIETPGPRQPVYQFRAATIQHRLASLYHRVYREYEPDTDNIKRKTSLQLCKLYYDKAAKLLLALEQTTEFLTVQMERVALAEHQARCTTTFNGTILKSRRLKM; this comes from the exons atgtcagAAAGTACGGATTCCAAATATGATACT GTCAATCCTATGCCTCTGGCTATACCATCTGATTCATCCAAGAAACCGGTCAAGTCTACCGCCGTTGTAAAATATTCGGCCGTTCAAACGCCTGCGACTTATGCTCAATTACAATGCAATACGGACTTAAATTTACCACCAAGCAATTGGCTCAGCAGTTCTGCAGAGAGTTATGGCTTGCAAAGTGTTTGGTCTCAAACTTCTGGTTTTTCTAGTTTTCGTATGGCACATATGTTCCCTGATTGTGTAGGGGAAGTTGATGTTGTGTCGGATgcagaaaacataaaaaaattgttaaaattgccTTACAATCATGGAGTCATATCAATGGTGGTTCACAGAATAGAAAATACGTTATTGTTAGACGATTTTgacattcataaatatttgctTAGACAAGCAGAGAGTGATTGGGAGtggttaaagaaatttttttatgagcatatttttcagaatctaggagataaagaaaaatgtttgtttCATAAAACAAACAATAGAAATACTTTGCAACAAAGAAACTTGGTATCTAAGTTTTTATATCACTCAATAGTAGTGGCGGATAACAAAGAACAACATACCAAACCACAATTACCTGTGAAAACTTTAGAACCTTGTTTACCAGAACCTTctcaagaagaaaaagtacCGGATCCAAATTATAACCATAATTTTGCGAGGAATATTGTCTGGACTTTTGAGAATATACAGATGCTTATTGGTACTGATATGCCGATATTTGGAGGGCAAACTCATCCATGTATAAGCCTTAGATTGAGAGATATGACTAAACCCATTAATGTTTTAACCGGTATAGATTATTGGTTAGACAATTTGATGTGTAATGTACCAGAAGTGGTTATGTGTTATCACTTGAATGGTATTGTGCAAAAGTATGAACTAATCAAAACAGAAGATCTTCCTAATTTGGATCATTCTAAATTCAGTCCTAAAGTTATTAGAGATGTTGCACAAAATATCTTAAGTTTCTTAAAGAATAATGCAACTAAAGCTGGACACACGTATTGGTTATTCAAAGGGAAGGATGATGATGtagtaaaattatacgatttaaCTTCTCTGTGTCATGATTTATCAGATGAAAAGGGCCAAAATCCATTCACTGTACCTGTTGCTATGTTACTGTATAGAGTAGCtcgtaatatgaaatattcctCTGATTATCATAGGCAACAGGGTACTATTAGaatgttattgaaaaattgcataCAATTATTGACTAAAGAAAAGTACCCACAGATTGTAACATCTGCACATTTTATGTTATCTGATCTTTATATACCATCTGATACAGATCCTGCTAGTCCAGGTTTGTCGGATCAGAGTGATGAAGAAGATACGCAAAGTGAATCTAGTATTAATCAtgagaatgaaaaagatttggaagaagaatttgaaGAAGCTGCATTTAAGTCTTTAACATTGGCTAATA ttaaagaACATGCGGAATGCGAAGAACCTAAGTATAAGCCACCACCAATTTCGGGTACTATCGAAGAAAGATGTTTAGCCGCTTTAGATCACGTTTGTCACGGACTTGAatgtttacaatattttccCATTGATGATAATTCAGAAGAAGAACgtaaggaagaagaagaaaaggaacaaaagaaaagagtatATGAAGAGAATCATTTGAATATGGCTAAACCTTTTCAGGCCATTCCAATGCCTTATATCTCattgaaagaagataaaaaagaaattgaaactgAAGTGAGCTCGATAAACAACAGTCCTACtcataaaaaaagatcaaaacaGAAGAAAGTAAAGAAACTTGAGAAAGTCATTGCAAAAATGGAACCTCATGAGAATGAAGCAAAAGCATTGCTGTGTAAGCTTAAAGCTGAAACTTTACCTACATGGCAAGCGCCCAAAAAAAGCGATAATGTTAGttggaatattcatttaaaaacattattgtaTGAAAAGGCTTCATTAATTTTTGCCGTGCTCGCTGAAAATGAATATGTCAATAGAAATTACGGCGCGTCCCTGAGATATATGTTAGCCGTTTTAAGATGccaaaaaatattggagatATTTTGTGATATACGAAATGATAAATCTATAAGTTATCTGTTAGGGCGCGCAGGGGATTGTTGTTTTATGGCTGTGCAAGATTGGTGTAACGTCGAGAAACATAGAaaagattatgaaataaaaagtgaaattgaagaaagaatTGTCGAAGATATATGTAGAATAGAAGATTTGGATTCGAGTATGTATAtag ATGGTGCTGAATTACTACCACAACGACTAGAAAGTTTAGAATCTACTTTAGTAGCATCTTATAAATGCTATGAAAAAGCGTTATCTCTAGAACCATTGgatatggataaaaataatcttctaaGACGGCTAGGAAACATTCATAATGAATTAGGTGTGCTTTACATGAATCAAGCTGGaa CACGATATCAACAAGAAAATTTGGTAGAAGAAACATCAAATTCTTCACATGGAGTATCAGCATTGCTTACTCGATCGTTAACTCATTTAGAAGCGGGCGTGAAAGCATTTGAAACAGTTCATGACGAAGCGAACTTAGCACTTTTACATTCAAATACAGGAAGACTCATGCGATTATGTGCACACATGCATGTAAAGCAAAACACTCAAGAACGtcacttttataataaagcaCTTGCGAGTTATCAGAAAGCTTTGCAAGTTTTAAGTTCTAGAAAATCAAATCCTATGATTTGGGATACTATTACATGGGATTTATCTACTACTTTATTTACAATGGCTACGTTGTTGCAAGATTATCCTACAACCGGATGCAAA accGAAGAAGAGTTAGAACGAGAAGTTGTCGATATCTTACAGAAAGCTCTAAAGCATTGTGATATTGAAACGCCCGGACCACGACAACCAGTTTATCAATTTCGGGCTGCAACTATTCAACATCGACTCGCATCTTTATATCATCGTGTATATAGAGAATATGAACCAGATacggataatattaaaagaaaaacaagctTGCAATTGTGTAAGCTATATTATGATAAAGCTGCAAAACTTTTGTTAGCTTTGGAACAAACTACAGAGTTTCTAACAGTTCAAATGGAAAGAGTAGCTTTAGCCGAACATCAAGCTcgtt GTACCACAACTTTTAATG GAACAATTCTCAAAAGCAGAAggttgaaaatgtaa